A window from Shimia isoporae encodes these proteins:
- a CDS encoding ABC transporter permease: MALSPLNQRRWSNFKRNRRAFWSLILFSVLFGVSLFAEFLANDKPIVVSYRGELYAPIFNFYPETTFGGDFRTEADYKDPVVQCLIATGGVEDCFDYPEDILEGLDAGKSPEELALMDYEKGWALWPVIPYSYDTPVDRPGAAPLAPDSQNWLGTDDRKRDVVARVIYGFRLSIFFTLIVTTAASLIGIIAGAVQGYFGGWLDLIFQRVIEIWGATPSLYIIIIMFAILGRSFWLLVLLTVLFGWTALVGVVRAEFLRARNLEYVRAAKALGVSNRVIMFRHMLPNAMVATVTMLPFIVTGTISTLAGLDFLGFGLPSSAPSLGELTLQAKQNLQAPWLGFTAFFTFAIMLSLLVFIFEGVRDAFDPRKTFS, translated from the coding sequence ATGGCGCTGTCCCCGCTCAACCAGAGACGCTGGAGCAATTTTAAGCGCAATCGTCGCGCCTTTTGGTCGCTGATCCTTTTCAGCGTTCTTTTTGGTGTCTCTCTGTTTGCTGAGTTTCTTGCCAACGACAAACCGATTGTAGTGAGCTATCGCGGAGAACTGTACGCACCTATCTTCAACTTCTATCCGGAAACCACATTTGGCGGGGACTTCCGTACGGAGGCGGACTACAAGGATCCAGTTGTGCAATGTCTCATTGCAACGGGTGGCGTTGAGGACTGTTTCGACTACCCCGAGGATATTCTGGAAGGTCTGGATGCTGGCAAGTCTCCCGAAGAATTGGCCCTGATGGACTATGAGAAAGGCTGGGCGCTCTGGCCAGTCATTCCTTACAGCTATGACACACCTGTTGACCGTCCCGGTGCAGCGCCTTTGGCACCCGACAGCCAGAACTGGCTGGGTACGGATGATCGCAAGCGCGATGTCGTGGCAAGGGTCATCTATGGCTTCCGTTTGTCGATTTTCTTTACTCTGATCGTGACGACTGCCGCGAGTCTCATTGGCATCATTGCCGGTGCGGTGCAGGGCTATTTTGGTGGTTGGCTCGACCTGATTTTCCAGAGGGTGATTGAGATTTGGGGCGCAACGCCGAGCCTATACATCATCATCATCATGTTTGCGATTTTGGGGCGAAGTTTCTGGCTGCTTGTTTTGTTGACGGTTCTGTTCGGCTGGACCGCACTTGTGGGTGTTGTACGGGCCGAGTTCCTGCGTGCTCGCAATCTGGAGTATGTTCGTGCCGCCAAGGCGCTGGGCGTGTCAAATCGAGTGATCATGTTCCGTCACATGCTGCCTAATGCCATGGTGGCAACGGTGACCATGCTGCCATTTATTGTGACTGGCACCATTAGCACGCTGGCTGGTCTCGATTTCCTCGGATTTGGCTTGCCGTCGTCCGCGCCGAGCCTTGGCGAATTGACGCTTCAGGCGAAGCAAAATCTGCAGGCGCCGTGGCTTGGGTTCACCGCCTTCTTCACCTTTGCGATCATGCTTTCTTTGCTGGTGTTCATCTTCGAAGGTGTGCGTGACGCCTTTGACCCAAGAAAGACGTTTTCATGA
- a CDS encoding ABC transporter ATP-binding protein produces MSILEVKDLRVAFRQDGQLIEAVKGVSFTVDRGETVALVGESGSGKSVSALSTVSLLPGSAEVSGSVTYNDQEMVGASEKLLRDVRGNDISFIFQEPMTSLNPLHTIEKQLGESLALHQGVVGAEAEGRIVELLEKVGIRDAKSRLSAYPHQLSGGQRQRVMIAMALANKPDVLIADEPTTALDVTIQAQILELLAELKRSEGMGLLFITHDLGIVRRIADKVCVMKDGEIVEAGPVAEIFANPQHEYTQLLLNARATGAPEPVDEGAPVMTETDGLRVWFPIQQGFLRRTVGHVKAVNEATISVRAGETLGIVGESGSGKTTLALAIMRLIESDGGITFDGDDVRSWSTRRLRALRKDMQIVFQDPFGSLSPRMTCEQIIAEGLGVHGNPGGRDTRSVVAEIMEEVGLDPATMDRYPHEFSGGQRQRIAIARAMVLRPKLVVLDEPTSALDMTVQVQIVDLLRRLQRKYGLAYLFISHDLHVVRAMSHKIIVMRAGDVVETGEAAALFDNPQTEYTRELLAAAPAV; encoded by the coding sequence ATGAGCATTCTTGAGGTCAAGGACCTGCGCGTGGCGTTCCGGCAGGACGGTCAGTTGATCGAGGCGGTGAAGGGGGTGTCCTTTACTGTTGATCGGGGCGAAACTGTCGCTCTTGTAGGCGAGTCCGGTTCGGGGAAGTCGGTTTCTGCACTTTCGACGGTTTCTTTGCTACCGGGGAGCGCAGAGGTTTCGGGTTCTGTAACCTATAACGATCAGGAAATGGTCGGTGCCTCTGAGAAGTTGCTGCGAGATGTGCGTGGCAACGACATCAGTTTCATCTTTCAGGAGCCGATGACATCGCTGAACCCGTTGCACACGATTGAAAAGCAGCTGGGGGAAAGTCTGGCATTGCACCAAGGCGTGGTTGGTGCAGAAGCAGAGGGGCGCATTGTCGAACTTCTTGAAAAGGTCGGTATTCGCGACGCCAAAAGTCGCCTCAGCGCCTATCCACATCAATTGTCTGGTGGACAAAGGCAGCGTGTGATGATTGCCATGGCGCTTGCCAACAAGCCGGACGTTTTGATCGCCGATGAGCCCACCACAGCCCTCGACGTAACCATTCAGGCCCAGATTTTGGAACTGCTCGCGGAACTAAAGCGGTCCGAAGGCATGGGGCTTTTGTTTATCACGCATGATCTGGGGATTGTGCGCCGTATCGCAGACAAGGTCTGCGTGATGAAAGATGGCGAAATTGTCGAAGCCGGTCCGGTGGCTGAGATATTTGCGAACCCGCAGCATGAGTACACGCAGTTGCTTTTGAATGCACGGGCGACCGGCGCGCCTGAACCCGTGGATGAAGGGGCGCCTGTAATGACGGAAACCGACGGTCTGCGTGTCTGGTTCCCGATCCAGCAGGGGTTCCTGCGCCGCACCGTCGGACACGTCAAAGCCGTGAACGAGGCGACGATTTCTGTACGCGCCGGCGAGACGCTTGGGATTGTCGGAGAGAGTGGGTCAGGGAAGACGACCCTGGCGCTTGCGATCATGCGATTGATCGAAAGTGACGGCGGCATCACCTTTGACGGGGATGATGTTCGGAGCTGGTCGACACGACGGTTGCGCGCATTGCGTAAGGATATGCAAATTGTCTTTCAAGATCCGTTCGGGAGCTTGAGCCCGAGGATGACCTGCGAGCAGATCATCGCAGAGGGTCTGGGCGTCCACGGCAATCCGGGTGGGCGTGACACGCGGTCCGTGGTTGCGGAGATCATGGAGGAAGTTGGGCTCGATCCTGCGACGATGGACCGGTATCCCCACGAATTCTCCGGCGGACAACGACAACGCATCGCGATTGCGCGGGCAATGGTATTGCGTCCGAAACTTGTGGTTTTGGACGAGCCCACGTCAGCGCTCGATATGACAGTGCAGGTGCAGATCGTTGATTTGCTGCGTCGGTTGCAGCGTAAGTACGGCCTAGCCTATTTGTTCATCAGCCATGACCTTCATGTGGTGCGTGCGATGAGTCACAAGATCATCGTTATGCGCGCGGGCGATGTCGTGGAAACCGGAGAGGCGGCTGCCCTGTTTGACAACCCGCAGACCGAATACACTCGCGAGTTGCTGGCGGCCGCGCCGGCTGTCTAA